From the Glandiceps talaboti chromosome 12, keGlaTala1.1, whole genome shotgun sequence genome, one window contains:
- the LOC144443330 gene encoding proton-coupled zinc antiporter SLC30A5-like translates to MEAKYVDSMMSTNRQLGRIDPARLAPYVILLLIAKFLRAFGLFLTYDTLKLVHIVPFLFIAKAGSSLVLVVLQKPVSAGKRITRPQWIRVFRHAVIGSVVNLLWLFGLTLCGPARTILIFEHSDLIVLAVIGALFTSGNTADKSKMRGAVLFILAVICLLLFDVDINYRNVAHPEGHHRNTVEHLFYSSVTWFGLSDHKGGVVLLVVLLFINVGYRSAARKLSVDMGGAKRLHAVSSLVSSVLLAPWAFFIIATQETNVESWSSMLIPFLTISFCVFIFDFYIESVSISRLDTLKTSRFGSLAVLFSALLLSLFWSHPATTKITQLGKAQAHTTSHEHMLTGGLICSTVFFMLAVRILSAPTPKSGTKGSFIGYDSGGHPLYSFTGDAIQRTSQSLVTIVKNILRQVLAEYDSRQIFYFLCINLVFTFVELIYGVWTNSLGLICDGFHMLFDCTALVMGLSAAVMSRWKATRIFSYGYGRVEVLSGFINGLFLVVIALSVFTAALGRLIDPPPINTDRLLTVSVAGLLVNLIGIFAFSHAHAHAHGGHSHCQSHGHAHNQPSHGHSHGHGHGHGHGQGHGQGHGQPKEPIKHNTNMQGVFLHVLADTLGSVGVIVSSLLIDQFGLLIADPVCSIFIASLIFISVLPLLKESSLILLQRTPSELEHKLVEGFDKVMSVEGVLSYRDQHFWEHSADKHAGTLHVQVMPGVSEQKVISQITAIFKEYGVNNFTVQVEKEAYFQHMSGLSASFNQVLDMTRKMQALQRQTQIPSDDIKAI, encoded by the exons ATGGAAGCGAAATACGTGGACTCTATGATGTCCACAAACCGTCAACTCGGCAGAATAGACCCTGCAAG ACTAGCCCCatatgttattttattattgatAGCAAAGTTTCTCAGAGCCTTTGGTTTGTTTCTGACTTATGATACATTGAAGCTTGTACATATTGTACCATTCCTGTTTATAGCCAAAGCtgg GTCATCACTTGTATTAGTAGTACTTCAGAAACCAGTATCAGCTGGTAAAAGAATCACCAGACCTCAG TGGATTCGTGTCTTCAGACATGCTGTTATTGGCAGTGTTGTAAATTTACTCTGGTTATTTGGACTTACACTATGTGGACCAGCAAG gaCTATATTGATATTTGAACACAGTGATCTAATTGTGTTAGCTGTAATTGGTGCATTGTTTACAAGTGGTAATACTGCAGATAAATCCAAG atGCGTGGAGCTGTACTATTTATATTAGCTGTTATTTGTCTGCTGTTATTTGATGTTGACATCAATTATCGAAATGTTGCCCATC CCGAGGGTCATCATAGAAATACAGtagaacatttattttattcctCAGTTACGTGGTTTGGACTCTCTGATCATAAA GGAGGAGTTGTTCTACTAGTAGTGTTATTATTCATCAATGTAGGCTATCGCAGTGCAGCAAGAaaattatcagttgacatgggAGGAGCTAAAAGATTACATGCTGTTTCATCATTGGTTTCATCTGTGTTATTAGCTCCCTGGGCTTTTTTCATCATAGCAACACAAGAG aCAAATGTGGAATCTTGGTCATCAATGTTGATTCCATTCTTGACAATCAGTTTctgtgtatttatatttgacTTCTACATTGAGTCAGTCAGTATAAGTCGACTAGATACACTCAAGACAAGTAGATTTGGTTCACTAGCTGTACTCTTTAGTGCTCTACTTTTGAGTCTATTTTGGAGTCATCCAGCCACCACTAAAATCACACAACTCGGCAAAGCTCAAGCACATACAACTAGTCATGAACACATGTTAACTGGTGGTTTAATCTGTAGCACTGTATTTTTCATGTTAG CTGTTCGCATTCTATCTGCACCAACCCCTAAGAGTGGTACGAAAGGTAGTTTTATAGGTTATGACTCTGGTGGTCATCCGCTGTATAGTTTTACTGGTGATGCCATACAGAGGACATCACAGTCTTTGGTGACCATTGTCAAGAACATCCTTCGTCAGGTCTTAGCAGAGTATGATTCCAGACAGATCTTTTACTTTCTATGTATTAATTTG GTATTTACATTTGTGGAGTTAATCTATGGTGTATGGACCAATAGTCTAGGCCTTATATGTGATGGTTTCCATATGTTATTTGACTGTACTGCACTTGTTATGGGACTAAGTGCTGCTGTTATGAGTCGATGGAAAGCTACCAGGATATTTTCATATGG gtATGGTAGAGTTGAAGTTCTATCTGGTTTCATCAATGGTTTATTCCTTGTGGTGATAGCTCTGTCTGTCTTTACAGCAGCATTAGGAAGACTTATAGATCCACCACCTATCAATACGGATAGACTTCTG ACAGTATCTGTTGCTGGGTTATTGGTCAATTTAATTGGCATCTTCGCCTTTAGTCATGCACATGCCCATGCCCATGGTGGCCATTCACATTGTCAAAGTCATGGTCATGCACACAATCAGCCAAGCCATGGACATAGTCATGGTCATGGTCATGGCCATGGGCATGGACAAGGACATGGGCAAGGGCATGGACAGCCAAAAGAACCAATAAAACATAATACCAATATGCAAG GTGTATTTTTACATGTACTAGCCGATACACTTGGCAGTGTTGGAGTTATAGTATCATCCCTTCTAATTGATCAGTTTGGTCTACTCATTGCGGACCCAGTATGCTCTATATTTATTGCAAGCCTTATATTTATTAGTGTGCTACCATTACTAAAAGAATCATCACTGATACTTCTTCAAAGAACACCATCAGAGTTAGAACATAAATTAGTTGAAGGTTTTGATAAG GTTATGTCTGTAGAGGGCGTCCTTTCATATAGAGATCAACATTTCTGGGAACACTCTGCTGACAAGCATGCAGGAACACTTCATGTACAAGTTATGCCTGGTGTTAGTGAACAAAAAGTAATTTCTCAAATAACTGCTATTTTCAAAGAATATGGTGTAAATAATTTTACTGTGCAAGTGGAAAAAGAAGCCTATTTTCAACACATGTCAGGACTCAGTGCAAGCTTTAACCAGGTTTTAGACATGACAAGAAAAATGCAGGCTCttcaaagacagacacagattcCATCAGATGATATTAAGgccatttaa